The Brachyhypopomus gauderio isolate BG-103 chromosome 17, BGAUD_0.2, whole genome shotgun sequence genome includes a window with the following:
- the ccdc6a gene encoding LOW QUALITY PROTEIN: coiled-coil domain-containing protein 6a (The sequence of the model RefSeq protein was modified relative to this genomic sequence to represent the inferred CDS: deleted 4 bases in 3 codons), with product MADSASESDTDGAGSGPAGPLPSAAASAAGKQGVVISQFRLEELSNRLASLQQENKVLKIELETFKLKCKSLQEENRDLRKASVTIQARAEQEEEFISNTLFKKIQALQKEKETLAVNYEKEEEFLTNDLSRKLMQLQHEKAELEQHLEQEQEFQVNKLMKKIKKLENDTISKQLTLEQLRREKIDLENTLEQEQEALVNRLWKRMDKLEAEKRILQEKLDQPVSAPPSPREVSMEIDSPENMMRHIRFLKSEVERLKRSLRTTELQHTEKRAQYIEEERQMREENLRLQRKLQREMERREALCRQLSESESSLEMDDERYFNEMSAQGLRARTVSSPIPYTPSPSSSRPISPGLSYGGHTVGFTPPATLSRAPLPHYGPPGLHIHPGPSHGVQRPSPRRSNSPDKFKRPTPPSLQNTHSGPQHPQLTQPMVQSGSSHSMTSQHTPTQP from the exons ATGGCGGACAGCGCTAGCGAGAGCGACACGGACGGCGCGGGCAGCGGCCCGGCGGGCCCGCTACCCTCCGCGGCGGCGAGCGCGGCGGGTAAACAGGGCGTGGTGATCTCGCAGTTCCGCCTGGAGGAGCTGAGCAACCGGCTGGCCTCGCTGCAGCAGGAGAACAAGGTGCTGAAGATCGAGCTGGAGACCTTCAAGCTCAAGTGCAAGTCGCTCCAGGAGGAGAACCGGGACCTGCGCAAGGCCAGCGTCACCATC CAAGCGAGGGCTGAACAGGAGGAAGAGTTTATCTCCAACACCTTGTTTAAGAAGATTCAGGCTCtgcagaaggagaaagagacgCTTGCTGTGAACTATGAGAAGGAGGAAGAATTCCTCACCAACGATCTGTCCCGCAAACTCATGCAG CTCCAGCATGAGAAGGCCGAGCTGGAACAACATCTGGAACAGGAGCAGGAGTTTCAGGTCAACAAGCTCATGAAGAAGATCAAGAAGTTGGAGAACGACACCATCTCCAAACAGCTCACTCtggaacag ctgCGCCGTGAGAAGATAGACTTGGAGAACACTCTGGAACAGGAGCAGGAGGCGTTGGTGAATCGTCTCTGGAAGCGAATGGACAAACTGGAGGCTGAAAAGAG GATTCTGCAGGAGAAACTCGACCAGCCTGTTTCTGCCCCGCCTTCTCCACGGGAGGTTTCCATGGAGATCGACTCTCCAGAGAACATGATGCGGCATATTCGCTTCTTAAAGAGTGAAGTGGAGCGACTCAAACGTAGCCTACGCACAACCGAACTACAgc ACACGGAGAAGAGGGCCCAGTACATCGAGGAGGAGCGGCAGATGCGTGAGGAGAACCTGCGTCTCCAGCGTAAGCTCCAGAGGGAGATGGAGCGGCGGGAGGCACTGTGCCGTCAgctgagcgagagcgagagcaGCCTGGAGATGGACGACGAGAG gtATTTTAATGAGATGTCTGCCCAGGGGTTGAGAGCCCGCACCGTGTCTAGCCCCATCCcctacaccccctcc ccctcctccagcCGACCCATCTCCCCAG GGCTGTCATATGGCGGTCACACTGTTGGGTTCACGCCCCCTGCCACACTCAGCCGGGCACCCCTCCCTCACTACGGCCCCCCAGGACTGCACATT CACCCAGGACCCTCACATGGAGTTCAG AGGCCGTCCCCCAGGAGAAGCAACAGTCCAGACAAGTTCAAGCGACCCACGCCACCCTCC CTCCAAAACACGCACTCTGGGCCACAGCACCCCCAGCTCACGCAGCCCATGGTTCAGTCTGGCTCCTCCCACTCGATGACATCACAGCACACCCCGACTCAGCCTTAA